The Devosia sp. MC521 genome segment GACCGACGGCGAGCACATCGGCACGCCGCCCATTGTTGAGAGCGACCTCAGCATAACACGCCATATCATGTCGCTCCCGCAGCATCCGCATAACCCCGCGCTGAACGCGCAGGGCTGTTGCGGATTGCCGGAGGTCAACAATGGCGGGCAGCTCGTCACTCATGCCCTGCGCTTACCCTGCCGGTTTGGCAGAACTGTGTTTGCCGCCGAGCGCAAAGCTCGACGCCCAAAGACCTGCAATGAGGAGCGGTAGGCAGACCATGTAGGAGGCGCGAATGCCGAAGAATTCCGCAACAAAGCCGAGCAGCGGCGGCGCGAGGAAGAACACCACAAAGCTCACCTGACCAAGCGCCGCCACGTTGACGGCCGCCGGACGATCGGTGCGCTGCGCGGCAGCGGACACAGCGAGTGGATAAACAGACGAGCAGCCTGCACCCATGAGCGCAAAGCCAAGAAGGGCGAGCTCGGAGTTTGGTGCGAGCCAAACCAAAGTTGCGCCAAGGCTTGCGACTGCCAGCATGACCATGGCGACATTGCGTGGACCATAACGCGCGACGACGGGGTCAGCGGTAAGGCGGACGAGGGCCATAAAGAATGCGAAGATGGTGAGGCTCATGCCGCCGACGAATGGCTCAACAGCAAAGACGTCGCGCATATAGATCGCCGACCAATCGATGCCCGCGCCTTCAACCAAGAAGGCGGCAAAGCCGATGAGGCAAAGGGGCAGCAGGCCAAGGGTTGGGAAGGCGAACTTGTGGGTGTCGCCATCGGTAGCGCGGACCGGCTTTGGGGCGTTTGTTGCGCCGTAGATCAACCAGCCAGCAATGGCGACAACGATGATGGCAATCGCCAGCAGGTGCCAATTGGTGGTGAGACCCGATTGACGGATCATCGCACCAAACAGTGCGGTGACGAAAAACCCGACGCTCCAAAAGCCGTGGGCCCGGTTCATAAATCGCCCGCCGGTTTGCGTTTCGAGGCGGTCGATTTCGACGTTGAGGTTTATCTCCAACGCGCCTGAACAAATGCCGGCCAAGAACAGAACCGCAAACATGAAGGGTGCGGAGGGCAACCAAGGAATGGTTGCGAACAGCAATGATGGTCCCAAAACCGTGATGAAGGCCGTGGTGCGGAAGCCCATTTTCTCGATGATCGGCGCGCCAAAGGTCAAGGACAGGAGCGAGCCGATTGCCATGCCGATCATGGTCAAGCCGAGCTGGCCCTCGGAAAGGCCAAACTGGGTTTGAAGGTCTGGCAGGCGCGCCATCAGCGCGCCCGTTGTCAGCGCAAAGAAGAAGAAGCTGGCGTAGATGCGGTGTTGTGGAGCGATCATCGGGGAACAGTCGTAGAAACGGGCTTAGGCGCCAGAACGTGAGAGGTGAGGAGGCTGATCAGGATTAGGGGCAGGCCCACACCGAACGTCCACTGAATGCCCCAATGCTCGGCGATGAAGCCAAGAAGCGGTGGGCCAAGCAAGAAGGCTGTAAAGGAGAACTGGGCGAGAGCTGCAACATTGATCGCCGCGGGGCGGTCGGTTTGCTGCGCGGCGGCCGACATGGCCAGTGGGAACAGTGCTGAGGAGCCGACACCAATCAGAGCAAAGCCGAGATAGGAGGCGATTGCCGATGGAGCCCAGAAGACGATGAGGGTGCCGATGAGCAATATGGTCAGCAGAACGCGGGCGACCCGAACCGGGCTATAGCGTTCAACAAAGCTATCGGCGACGAAACGGGTCGCAGCCTGGCTGCCCGCCACAAAGGCAACGGCTATGCCGGCCCAGAACGGCTCAACACCAAACAGGTCCTTCATATAGATCGCAGACCAATCAATGCCCGCGCCTTCCATCAGCATGGCCGAAAGGCAGACGCCGACCAGAGCCATAATGGTCATCGTCGGGCGTGCAAACTTTGGTCCGCTCTCCGCGCTGGTCTGGCGATGGGGAGCAGCCTTGAATTGACCCAAGAGCAGCAAGGTCGCGACCAGCACCACGGGAACCATCAGCATCAGATGTAGCTGAGGCGATAGGCCGGTTTGCGCAACGGTGGCTCCGACAATGCCAGCGGCAAAGAACCCAAGGCTCCAGAAGCCGTGGGCGCGGTTCATAATCCGACGGCCGATCAGATGCTCGACGCGATCGGCCTCGATATTGATGATAATCTCAATGGCGCCAATGGTGAGGCCCACCGGCACGAGCAACAAGAAGAACGCCAGTGGTGTCTGGGCCCACATGGAGGCGGCGTAGAGCACCGAAAGTAGGGGAATGGCGATCAAGAGCACGCGCTTATGGCCATATTTTTCGATGACCGGGCCTGCGAAGGTCAGTGAGATCAGCGTGCCAACAGCGGAGCCGATAAGGGCCAAGCCGAGCATGCCCTCAGCGACATTCATGGCAGAGCGAATATCGGGCAGTCGGGGAAACATGCTGCCCATGCAAAAGGAATATACAAAAAATGCCCCGAAGACGGAAATCTGGGGCGGCAGGCTTAGGCCGAATCGCATGGTCAAAGTGCTCGAACTCGAAGTTGAGCTAAGCTAGGCCAAGCAGATCACTGAGAGAATAGTTGGCGGCCGAAATTATATCGATTTCGAGGCGCGCAAGAAAAAGGCCGCCCGGAGGCGGCCTGAACGTCTCAGCCCTCAGAGACGGTCATTTTTGCGCGATGCAAACCGAAGTAACACCAGCGTTCTTAAAGCCAAGAGCGCTTGCTGCAGCCTTGGACAGATCGATGATGCGCTTGCCATGGAACGGACCACGGTCGTTGATGGTGACTTCGATTGATTTGCCGGTGCGTTGATCTTCAACTTCCACGACGGTTCCAAATGGAAGCGTGCGGTGCGCAGCGGTCATTGCATTTTCGTTGAACACTTGGCCAGAAGCAGCAGTTTTGCCGTGGAAGCCAGGTCCGTACCAAGAGGCGCCGCCGCATTGGGCGTAGGCTGCTGGGACGAAGGCGAAGAGTGCCGCAGCCGAGGCAGCAACAATGAGGACTTTCTTAGTCAATGATCTAGAGCTCGCAGTAGTTGTCGTTGCCGACTAACTACCCCGTGGCGCGGACAAGATTGTGGGCAAGTTGCCACACTTGGGTAATTGGGGGTCCTGAATGGGCGAATTTGGCGCATTCACGCGGGTTTCACGCAAAGTTGCGAGTCTAGCGATCGGCTGATTTAGAGATTCAGAATCTCAGCTTTTTTCTCGATTGCTGATCTGGAGCAAGTTGAAGAACTGAATCCGGATTCATTTTCTCCCTGTGGGAAATGTGCAACGGTTCCCGATAAGGTGGCATTTTTCTCCGGATATAGCCCGTGGAGAATGTGGAAAAAGCCCTTGCAGGCGCCAAAGCCCCTGCATTTGTGGCGTGATTTGGGCGGGAGAGGCCGAATTTCGCGGCCTTACGCGCAAGAAAAAGGGCGATGACAAGGTCACCACCCGAAGGTCAGTCAGGGAGAAAACAGGGTGCCGTTAGTTCTTCGGCTGAGGAACAATGCGCAGATATGGCTTTAGTTCCGTCCAGCCCTCAGGATATTTGGTTTTGGCTTGTTCGTTGGAGACAGCAGGTACGATGATCACGTCATCGCCGCTCTTCCAATTGACCGGCGTCGCCACCTGATGCTTGGCGGTGAGCTGGAGACTGTCGATGACGCGGATGACTTCATCAAAGTTCCGGCCGGTTGACGCTGGGTATTCAATTTTCAGCTTCACCTTCTTGTCCGGGCCGATGACGAAGACCGAACGCACGGTGAGGGTGTTGTCCGCATTGGGGTGGATCATATCGTACTTGCGTGCGACTTCACCCTTGGTGTCAGCCAGAAGCGGGAAGTTAAGAGCCGCGCCCTGAGTTTCCTCAATGTCGCTGGCCCAGCCTGCGTGATCTTCGAGCTTATCGACCGAGAGGCCCAAAACTTTGACGCCGCGCTTTTCAAACTCAGGCTTGAGCTTGGCGGTGTAGCCCAGTTCGGTGGTGCAGACCGGTGTGAAATTCTTCGGGTGGCTGAAGAGAACGGCCCACGATCCTTCGATGAAGTCGTGGAAGTGGATGGTGCCCTCAGTGCTTTCGAGGGTGAAATCTGGTGCGGTATCGCCGATCAGGATCGCCATTGTCTATTCCTTCGCCCAAGCAATGGGCTCTGTGCTTGTTTGTAGAATATCGTGCCCGTGATTGCCGATTGAAGTGGGGGCGCGGGGAACGCTTTTGCCAATGCGGGGCGGTTTGGATGCGTTCCTTGCGCAAACCAAACTGAAAAGGAAATGAGCGTTCTAGTCGCCCGAAATCATGACGGAGCCCTGCATCGGCGTGGTGGCTGGAGCGCCATTTTCCCAAGTGACATCAAGCCCGTTAAGGGGAACCACCGAGAGGCTCATTTTGCCAGAGCCCTGGTTCACTTCGCGCGCGTGGGCGAGATAAATGAGGGCGTTATTGGCGCTGTCGTAAATGCGGGTGACGCGGAGCGACTTCCAAATCAGAGAGCGGTTCTGTTTGAAAATCTCTTCTCCACCCGAGCTGGTGCGGATGTTGCCGATGTTGATTGGGCCCACAGCGTTGCAGTCGAGGGCGGAATGGGAGGGGTCTTCAAACCAATTGCCCTGACTCACGCGGTCAATGAACGAGCGGTTGAAATAGGAGAGGTGGCAGACAATGCCTTGCACATTGGGATCGGCGACAGCCTCAATCGAGATGTCATTGCCTGTCCAGTCGACGCCAACACTGCCCACTTCGGATTGACGCCCACAGGCGACCAGGGCAAGCGCAGCAGTGGCGAGAACGGCAACTCGGGCAATAGCGTTCATCAACTTCTCCATTCGTGTCTCTATGAGATTGGGAACGATCTGCCGCGCTACAAGGTTTCGCGGAGCCTTAGCGCAAGTTTTGTCGGTCCATGACTTTTTCGAGCCATCGCACCAGCAGCGAAAGCGACAGCGTCATGGTCAGATAGAGAAAGGCCACAACGTTATAGGTCTCGAAGAATAGGAAGCTGTTCGAGGCGGACAGCTTGCCCAGCTGGGTAATGTCCTGAACGCCGAGGGCCGAGACCAGCGCGGAATCTTTGACCATAGAGACAAAGTCATTGCCGAGCGGTGGCAGGACTGTGCGGAACGCCTGCGGGAAGATGATGTGTCGGAAGCAATTCCAACGCGACAGACCAAGCGCGCGCGCGGCTTCGATCTGGCCCTTGTCGACGGACTCGATACCGGCGCGGAAAATCTCGGCGATGAAGGCCGAGTAGCAGACCGTGAGCGCGAAGATGGCGCGCCAGACGAAATCAAAGCCGCGCACAGTGGCCGGAGCGAGCCAGCCCTGCTCGATCACAGGCGAGAAGAGCCAATTAAAGCCGGACACCATAGCTGGGGCGGCAACGAAGGCGATGTAAAAGAGGAAGACGAGGATGGGAATGCCGCGGATCAACTCGACGTAAAATGTTGCGATCTCGCTCAAGACCCGAATGCCCGAGGTGCGCGCTAAGGCCACCAAAAGGCCGAGCACGATTGCTGCGGCAAAGGCGAGCAGCGTTACCCAGAGCGTCGTGACCACGCCACCCGACACCGTGTCGAAGATTTTCGAATAGGTTTGATCGGCCGATATCGCCCAGAAGCCAAGAACGAAGATCAGGGCAAGGGTTACCAGCCACCAAGGCGTGCGGCTCATAAGAGAGGGGCGGCGGGGTTCATAAGTCATCAGACGCCAGTATTTTCTTTCGCCCTATAGGGCATAGCAAAGGCCCACTCGGCAAGCCGGAGTGGGCCTTTTTCAGTCAAAGCTCGCTCGGGAGCGTGCAGACTATTCGGCGGCGTATTCGAAGAACCAATAGTTGATGCGCT includes the following:
- a CDS encoding septal ring lytic transglycosylase RlpA family protein, which encodes MTKKVLIVAASAAALFAFVPAAYAQCGGASWYGPGFHGKTAASGQVFNENAMTAAHRTLPFGTVVEVEDQRTGKSIEVTINDRGPFHGKRIIDLSKAAASALGFKNAGVTSVCIAQK
- a CDS encoding amino acid ABC transporter permease, which encodes MTYEPRRPSLMSRTPWWLVTLALIFVLGFWAISADQTYSKIFDTVSGGVVTTLWVTLLAFAAAIVLGLLVALARTSGIRVLSEIATFYVELIRGIPILVFLFYIAFVAAPAMVSGFNWLFSPVIEQGWLAPATVRGFDFVWRAIFALTVCYSAFIAEIFRAGIESVDKGQIEAARALGLSRWNCFRHIIFPQAFRTVLPPLGNDFVSMVKDSALVSALGVQDITQLGKLSASNSFLFFETYNVVAFLYLTMTLSLSLLVRWLEKVMDRQNLR
- a CDS encoding CreA family protein — encoded protein: MARVAVLATAALALVACGRQSEVGSVGVDWTGNDISIEAVADPNVQGIVCHLSYFNRSFIDRVSQGNWFEDPSHSALDCNAVGPINIGNIRTSSGGEEIFKQNRSLIWKSLRVTRIYDSANNALIYLAHAREVNQGSGKMSLSVVPLNGLDVTWENGAPATTPMQGSVMISGD
- a CDS encoding MFS transporter, whose product is MIAPQHRIYASFFFFALTTGALMARLPDLQTQFGLSEGQLGLTMIGMAIGSLLSLTFGAPIIEKMGFRTTAFITVLGPSLLFATIPWLPSAPFMFAVLFLAGICSGALEINLNVEIDRLETQTGGRFMNRAHGFWSVGFFVTALFGAMIRQSGLTTNWHLLAIAIIVVAIAGWLIYGATNAPKPVRATDGDTHKFAFPTLGLLPLCLIGFAAFLVEGAGIDWSAIYMRDVFAVEPFVGGMSLTIFAFFMALVRLTADPVVARYGPRNVAMVMLAVASLGATLVWLAPNSELALLGFALMGAGCSSVYPLAVSAAAQRTDRPAAVNVAALGQVSFVVFFLAPPLLGFVAEFFGIRASYMVCLPLLIAGLWASSFALGGKHSSAKPAG
- a CDS encoding peroxiredoxin, translated to MAILIGDTAPDFTLESTEGTIHFHDFIEGSWAVLFSHPKNFTPVCTTELGYTAKLKPEFEKRGVKVLGLSVDKLEDHAGWASDIEETQGAALNFPLLADTKGEVARKYDMIHPNADNTLTVRSVFVIGPDKKVKLKIEYPASTGRNFDEVIRVIDSLQLTAKHQVATPVNWKSGDDVIIVPAVSNEQAKTKYPEGWTELKPYLRIVPQPKN
- a CDS encoding MFS transporter, yielding MRFGLSLPPQISVFGAFFVYSFCMGSMFPRLPDIRSAMNVAEGMLGLALIGSAVGTLISLTFAGPVIEKYGHKRVLLIAIPLLSVLYAASMWAQTPLAFFLLLVPVGLTIGAIEIIINIEADRVEHLIGRRIMNRAHGFWSLGFFAAGIVGATVAQTGLSPQLHLMLMVPVVLVATLLLLGQFKAAPHRQTSAESGPKFARPTMTIMALVGVCLSAMLMEGAGIDWSAIYMKDLFGVEPFWAGIAVAFVAGSQAATRFVADSFVERYSPVRVARVLLTILLIGTLIVFWAPSAIASYLGFALIGVGSSALFPLAMSAAAQQTDRPAAINVAALAQFSFTAFLLGPPLLGFIAEHWGIQWTFGVGLPLILISLLTSHVLAPKPVSTTVPR